The Vibrio rhizosphaerae genome contains the following window.
TCGTCGACCAGTTATTAGCGATTTATATTCGCTATAATTATACTGATTTAAGGCGTTTCCTAATTCTTCATTTAACCAAAAACCTTTATAGGTCAGAACATTTTCCTGATTAATATCACAGTAGCTACGATTGAGATAACAGACTCGATCCAATACCCTATATAAATTAAGCATGATAGGTTGTTCGATAATCGTAAATGATAGTTTTTTTCCATACTTAACCAGTTGTTTCATTAATAGTTTTTGGCAGAGATAAAGAAGAAAAAAGCGCAAGTTTTTTGAGCCGCTTACCGTTAAGCGCAAAACTTCACATACGGCATCGGTGTTCTTGATACATGACGAAAATGATAGCTCACATTCTAACTCAACCTGTTGCATTATACTATCGTGAAATAAGCCAGTGTTATATAGAAGCTCTTTGGTATCAATTGAAAGACAAGAGTGCCATCCATTTCCCTGAAAAAAAGGGTCAAATGTTAACCAAGAATCTCGCTCATGCCAGTGTTGGATAAGGGCTGTAGAAACAATGAGTGGATATGGAGAGTCCTTTGTGTGATAGAGAATAAAATGACTCCCTCGCTGCGATAAATGGAGGCAGAACAACATTTCGTACCACTTTTGTTCGATAATAAAAACATCGATATTGATTAAGCTTATGGCATCAGAAAGTTTCAAGGCTACATGACTGTGCAATGTTAAAAAGAACCGATGATCGGTTTCAATCCGATCAACTATCTCCGACTGATAGCTGTATTCATCTATTGGAGGTGAAGAGCAGGACGCCAATGATACAGCCTGATTCCGTTGTAGTATATGAAAGCGCTCATAAGCGGCCCAGCA
Protein-coding sequences here:
- a CDS encoding acyl-homoserine-lactone synthase, encoding MHSATSEHDQTDNRIWNQQLSNNFFIEIELQLQNTSEFSGFDELVKTRKLEITNIYPELSCGNLAALFEHPKSIQHILNFPISTIPKFWHDVEVIAIKNFGNLLACWAAYERFHILQRNQAVSLASCSSPPIDEYSYQSEIVDRIETDHRFFLTLHSHVALKLSDAISLINIDVFIIEQKWYEMLFCLHLSQRGSHFILYHTKDSPYPLIVSTALIQHWHERDSWLTFDPFFQGNGWHSCLSIDTKELLYNTGLFHDSIMQQVELECELSFSSCIKNTDAVCEVLRLTVSGSKNLRFFLLYLCQKLLMKQLVKYGKKLSFTIIEQPIMLNLYRVLDRVCYLNRSYCDINQENVLTYKGFWLNEELGNALNQYNYSEYKSLITGRRKKAEETKLV